A genomic segment from Geitlerinema sp. PCC 7407 encodes:
- a CDS encoding sirohydrochlorin chelatase, producing the protein MFAPTHSAYLLVSHGSRDPRPQQAMNSLADLFRQCLGSRNHVWRSPFSAAADQVGVMTATLELGPLPLAQQIVQAGEQAAQQGYRQLQVVPLFLLPGTHVMDDIPQEVAIAQTRLGSSIQVVLTPHLGAHPGMVRCVRSRLARFPQAAWILLAHGSRRSGANAPIETLATQVGAIAAYWMTPPQLEAQVQRLIEAGHSRLGVVPYFLFEGTTTDAIADKVQALAQHYPTLALHLAAPLGPDPDLADLLMDLALVPA; encoded by the coding sequence ATGTTTGCCCCAACCCATTCTGCTTATCTGCTGGTGTCTCACGGCAGCCGCGATCCGCGTCCCCAGCAAGCCATGAATTCCCTGGCGGATCTGTTTCGCCAGTGCCTAGGGTCCCGAAACCACGTGTGGCGATCGCCGTTTTCGGCTGCGGCAGATCAGGTGGGGGTGATGACGGCTACCCTCGAACTCGGCCCACTGCCTCTGGCTCAGCAAATCGTGCAGGCTGGGGAGCAGGCTGCCCAGCAGGGGTATCGTCAGCTCCAGGTAGTGCCGCTGTTTTTGCTGCCGGGGACCCACGTGATGGACGACATTCCCCAAGAGGTGGCGATCGCCCAGACGCGTTTGGGCAGCTCCATTCAGGTGGTGTTGACGCCCCATTTGGGAGCCCATCCGGGGATGGTGCGCTGCGTGCGATCGCGCCTAGCCCGCTTTCCCCAGGCGGCGTGGATTTTGCTGGCCCACGGCAGTCGCCGCTCGGGAGCCAATGCACCTATCGAGACTCTCGCGACCCAGGTCGGGGCGATCGCGGCCTACTGGATGACGCCGCCCCAGCTTGAAGCCCAGGTGCAGCGTCTGATAGAAGCCGGACATTCGCGATTGGGCGTGGTGCCGTACTTTCTGTTTGAGGGGACGACCACTGACGCGATCGCCGACAAAGTTCAAGCCTTGGCGCAGCATTATCCAACCCTCGCCCTGCACCTAGCGGCTCCCCTGGGGCCAGATCCGGATCTGGCAGATTTACTGATGGATCTGGCCCTCGTTCCGGCCTAG
- a CDS encoding serine/threonine-protein kinase, protein MSIYCLNPTCPKPLNPDDGKFCQGCGKLLGLRDRYRPLRPLGQGGFGRTFLALDLDVPSRPPCVIKQFAFPEQNRSAWQKAIALFRQEAIRLDDLGGHPQIPKLMAYFEQDQRLYLVQEFVEGPTLLEELATEGVFSEEKVWAVLKDMLPVLQFIHERNIIHRDVKPQNVIRRNSDGRLVLIDFGVAKLVSETGLYQVGTVIGSPEYMAPEQLRGQSFPASDLYCLGAMCAHLLTQVPPLQMMDLESDRWVWRDFLLPGQRVSHHLGQVLDKLLQSAVSRRYPSAVAVLEAIARPPAGVAPAPPPAPAIAAGLALAPLPPSAPLPQRLAQWFARSAPARRQFPPLVSETGVDYGQLVQLLYGGRWQAADEETWRLMCQSLGQPKTYLMAEDVSQLPCEDLQLMDALWREASGDRFGWSIQVQIYRQEGEDYGNFCRRVGWPAHQGSLALFRFQSSAPRGHLPARQWVGGPYWWRHMAWLSDRWTACGLG, encoded by the coding sequence GTGAGCATCTATTGCCTCAATCCCACCTGTCCCAAACCTCTCAACCCGGATGACGGCAAATTCTGCCAGGGTTGCGGGAAGCTGCTGGGATTGCGCGATCGCTATCGCCCGCTGCGTCCGCTGGGACAGGGGGGATTTGGGCGGACGTTTTTGGCGCTGGATCTAGATGTGCCGTCGCGGCCTCCTTGCGTGATCAAGCAGTTTGCGTTCCCGGAGCAAAACCGCTCGGCCTGGCAAAAGGCGATCGCGCTGTTTCGGCAAGAGGCGATCCGCCTAGATGACCTGGGCGGTCATCCCCAGATTCCCAAGCTGATGGCGTATTTCGAGCAGGATCAGCGGCTGTACTTGGTTCAGGAGTTTGTGGAGGGGCCGACGCTGCTGGAGGAGCTCGCGACGGAAGGGGTCTTCAGCGAGGAAAAGGTGTGGGCCGTTTTGAAGGATATGCTGCCGGTGCTGCAGTTTATTCATGAACGGAATATTATTCACCGGGATGTTAAACCCCAGAATGTAATTCGCCGCAACTCTGATGGCCGGCTGGTGCTGATTGATTTTGGGGTGGCGAAGCTGGTGTCGGAAACGGGGCTCTATCAGGTGGGCACGGTGATTGGCAGCCCGGAGTATATGGCGCCGGAGCAGCTGCGGGGCCAGTCGTTTCCGGCAAGTGATTTGTACTGTTTGGGGGCGATGTGCGCTCATCTGCTGACTCAGGTGCCGCCCCTTCAGATGATGGATCTAGAGAGCGATCGCTGGGTTTGGCGAGACTTCTTGCTGCCGGGTCAGCGGGTGAGTCACCACTTGGGCCAGGTGCTCGACAAGCTGCTCCAGAGCGCGGTGAGTCGGCGCTATCCCTCGGCGGTGGCGGTCCTGGAGGCGATCGCCCGCCCCCCGGCTGGCGTGGCTCCTGCGCCACCCCCTGCGCCAGCGATCGCGGCGGGCTTGGCTTTGGCGCCGCTGCCGCCTTCGGCTCCCTTGCCGCAGCGACTGGCGCAGTGGTTTGCGCGATCGGCGCCGGCTCGCCGCCAGTTTCCGCCTTTGGTGTCGGAGACGGGGGTGGACTATGGTCAGCTGGTGCAGCTGCTCTACGGGGGTCGCTGGCAGGCGGCGGATGAGGAAACCTGGCGGCTGATGTGCCAGTCCCTGGGGCAGCCAAAAACCTATTTGATGGCGGAGGATGTGAGTCAGCTGCCCTGCGAAGATTTGCAGCTCATGGATGCGCTGTGGCGCGAGGCAAGCGGCGATCGCTTTGGCTGGAGCATTCAGGTGCAGATTTATCGTCAGGAAGGCGAAGATTACGGCAATTTTTGTCGCCGGGTGGGCTGGCCTGCTCACCAAGGCAGCCTGGCTCTGTTTCGGTTTCAGTCGTCGGCTCCCCGGGGACACTTGCCTGCGCGCCAGTGGGTGGGTGGGCCGTACTGGTGGCGGCATATGGCTTGGCTGAGCGATCGCTGGACGGCTTGCGGACTAGGCTAG
- a CDS encoding DUF4359 domain-containing protein — translation MFMKPLRIALSLGALAIAGVGVTMAVTNPSPEEYEAYALEQLSTYLRDEGCPQIPELFGLMSQDRCVALIESNQGELQKIIAENTIRQNFVVFSLYRTELSLNRYLPFLPGGLVPSYEFETVGAVETFYTYSAQEQ, via the coding sequence ATGTTTATGAAACCCTTGAGAATTGCTCTATCCCTTGGTGCGCTGGCGATCGCGGGGGTGGGTGTGACGATGGCCGTGACGAATCCTTCGCCTGAGGAGTACGAAGCCTATGCCCTAGAGCAGCTTTCCACATACTTACGAGACGAAGGGTGTCCACAGATACCTGAGCTTTTTGGCCTAATGTCTCAGGACCGCTGTGTCGCTTTGATAGAGTCTAATCAGGGGGAGCTCCAAAAAATCATTGCTGAAAACACGATTCGTCAGAACTTTGTTGTATTCAGTCTTTATCGAACAGAGCTGTCGCTCAATCGATATTTGCCGTTTCTGCCTGGAGGGTTGGTGCCGTCCTACGAGTTTGAAACGGTCGGAGCTGTAGAAACTTTTTATACCTACTCTGCTCAAGAGCAGTAG